Proteins co-encoded in one Flavobacterium sp. M31R6 genomic window:
- a CDS encoding DEAD/DEAH box helicase: MQSNPINNIELFKSVFTGREDVFAVRWEKGSKSGYMPAYLYDPYRYRVHKMNGGTFQNYLDKEHLLLSEREIEKHLNGEQHIGIYPLLKDNTSWFIVADFDKVDWLEDCKKFINACNEKGIPAYLERSRSGKGGHVWIFFEQPYPAIKSRKVFISILEQTGIFSLFDKSSSFDRMFPNQDFLSGKGFGNLIALPLYKKTYEQGNSCFIDVKSLEPIPNQWDFIKNIQKISTIKLDELHQIYNAQQDILASIVPKSHNEKLTIRLANDIKINRFAISTALINFLKEELNFLNTEFLVKKKIGKNTFGTERYFKLVEETENEVIIPRGFIGKIIRFCRDNKIEYDFKDERRKLKEVSFLFNTQLLGHQQIVINAIEKKDLGIIVAPPGSGKTIVGLKIIADKKQPALIITHRKQIADQWIERIETFLGIPKNEIGKIGQGKTKIGKQITVAMIQSLSKELDKPDTGKILNAFGTIIVDECHHIPAETFRNAISKLQTFYLYGLTATPFRKYNDSKLIFIHLGEVIAEIKSNEISTSKRPKIIIRNTELDVPFNSKTDKFETLSKILVHDSTRNKSILEDVINELKFDKKVVIITERKEHIDSLNQYLKQSYEVITLSGEDSESAKNSKWKLLKEGNYQVLITTGQFFGEGTDLQNTNCLFLVYPFSFEGKLIQYIGRVQRSEIAPTIYDYRDIKIDYLNKMFLKRNTYYRKIDKLATLFDEPEEEIAVSKDSFIIDQKIKVSFEKLEFRYGSIAFKHNVPEIKTELEFDIENLEIRPEFEVLKDYFSKTLKIKNITAIIHAEFENGKLISQLALSNDLEKITQKLIEGVKFKFIAKAFLGKTNTIGQENLLDINQLQNENNQKLYDSGDELLNDFLRNQNYKHQIHLQYLAKHHERTILKIRFVLNPFSFVFLLAGKTGFHIVLETLNTEEATYIWHFYKDRQFIPDILKQIDNYLNTIRNNGRQAFIENPPDNFSKVLHDYSTDRKGFIIWKNLIEERLT; this comes from the coding sequence ATGCAATCAAACCCCATAAATAACATTGAACTATTTAAATCTGTTTTTACAGGAAGAGAAGATGTGTTTGCTGTTCGATGGGAAAAAGGAAGCAAAAGTGGCTATATGCCAGCCTATTTATATGACCCATACCGTTACCGAGTTCATAAAATGAATGGTGGCACTTTTCAAAATTATTTGGATAAGGAGCATTTACTACTTTCTGAAAGGGAAATTGAAAAACACTTAAACGGCGAACAGCATATTGGAATTTATCCGCTGCTTAAAGACAATACTTCTTGGTTTATTGTTGCCGATTTTGATAAAGTTGATTGGTTAGAAGACTGCAAAAAATTTATAAATGCTTGTAATGAAAAGGGAATTCCTGCCTATTTGGAACGTTCTCGTTCGGGTAAAGGCGGACACGTTTGGATATTTTTTGAGCAACCTTATCCAGCGATAAAAAGCCGAAAGGTTTTCATTTCAATTTTAGAGCAAACAGGAATTTTTTCTTTATTTGACAAGAGCTCCAGCTTTGACAGAATGTTTCCCAATCAGGATTTTTTGTCCGGAAAAGGATTTGGCAATTTGATAGCTCTTCCGTTATATAAGAAAACCTACGAACAAGGAAACAGTTGTTTTATTGATGTGAAAAGTCTAGAACCAATTCCGAATCAATGGGATTTTATAAAGAATATTCAAAAAATTTCGACAATAAAACTTGATGAACTACATCAAATTTATAATGCACAACAAGATATTCTTGCTTCGATTGTTCCAAAATCACACAATGAAAAATTAACTATAAGATTAGCAAACGACATAAAAATTAATCGCTTTGCCATTTCAACTGCATTAATTAATTTTCTGAAAGAAGAATTAAATTTTCTAAATACGGAATTTTTAGTCAAAAAGAAAATTGGAAAAAATACTTTTGGGACAGAACGTTATTTCAAACTAGTTGAAGAAACGGAAAACGAAGTAATTATTCCTCGAGGTTTTATTGGTAAAATAATTCGATTTTGTAGAGACAATAAAATTGAATATGATTTCAAGGATGAAAGGAGAAAATTAAAAGAAGTTTCATTTTTATTCAATACACAACTCCTAGGACATCAGCAAATAGTGATTAATGCGATTGAAAAAAAAGATTTAGGAATTATTGTGGCACCGCCGGGTTCAGGAAAAACTATTGTTGGGCTAAAAATTATTGCAGATAAAAAACAACCAGCATTAATCATCACTCATCGCAAACAAATTGCCGACCAATGGATTGAAAGAATTGAAACTTTTCTTGGAATTCCAAAAAATGAAATTGGAAAAATAGGTCAAGGTAAAACCAAAATCGGTAAGCAAATAACTGTTGCTATGATTCAGAGTTTATCAAAAGAATTAGATAAACCTGATACCGGAAAAATTTTGAATGCTTTCGGAACTATCATTGTGGACGAATGTCATCATATCCCTGCTGAAACATTTAGAAATGCAATTTCAAAATTACAAACCTTTTATTTATATGGCTTAACAGCAACGCCATTTCGAAAATACAATGACAGTAAACTTATTTTTATTCATTTAGGCGAAGTAATTGCTGAAATAAAATCAAACGAAATAAGCACATCTAAAAGACCAAAAATTATCATTCGCAACACTGAACTTGATGTGCCATTCAACTCAAAAACAGACAAATTTGAAACTTTATCAAAAATTCTGGTTCACGATTCTACTCGAAACAAATCAATTCTTGAAGATGTGATTAATGAATTGAAATTTGACAAAAAAGTTGTTATTATTACAGAACGTAAAGAACATATTGACTCGCTAAATCAATATTTAAAACAATCTTACGAAGTGATCACTTTAAGTGGTGAAGATTCTGAAAGTGCCAAAAACTCAAAATGGAAATTACTAAAGGAAGGAAATTATCAAGTATTAATCACCACTGGGCAATTCTTTGGTGAAGGAACTGATTTGCAAAACACCAATTGTCTATTTCTTGTTTATCCTTTTTCTTTTGAAGGTAAATTAATTCAATACATCGGTAGAGTCCAACGATCGGAAATAGCTCCAACTATTTACGATTATCGAGACATCAAGATTGATTACTTAAACAAAATGTTTCTGAAGAGAAATACCTATTACAGAAAAATAGATAAACTAGCTACCTTATTTGATGAACCCGAAGAGGAAATTGCTGTTTCAAAAGATTCTTTCATAATTGATCAAAAAATAAAGGTTTCTTTTGAAAAACTTGAATTTAGATACGGAAGTATTGCTTTTAAACACAATGTACCTGAAATTAAAACAGAACTTGAATTTGATATTGAAAATCTTGAAATTAGGCCGGAATTTGAAGTTTTAAAAGATTATTTCTCTAAGACACTCAAAATTAAAAACATTACTGCTATAATTCACGCTGAATTTGAAAACGGAAAATTGATTTCACAATTGGCACTATCCAATGATCTAGAAAAAATAACTCAAAAATTGATTGAAGGAGTGAAGTTTAAATTCATTGCGAAGGCATTCTTAGGCAAAACAAACACAATAGGTCAAGAAAACTTGCTTGATATTAATCAATTGCAGAATGAAAACAATCAAAAATTATATGATTCTGGAGATGAATTATTGAATGATTTTTTGCGGAATCAAAATTACAAACACCAAATACATTTACAATATTTAGCCAAGCATCACGAGAGAACTATTCTTAAAATCCGATTTGTTTTGAATCCATTTTCATTTGTTTTCCTTCTAGCGGGAAAAACGGGATTTCATATTGTTTTAGAAACCTTAAATACAGAAGAAGCAACCTATATTTGGCATTTTTACAAAGACAGACAATTTATTCCCGATATATTAAAGCAGATTGACAACTACCTAAATACCATTAGAAATAACGGCAGACAAGCTTTTATAGAAAATCCGCCTGATAATTTCAGTAAAGTACTTCACGATTATTCCACGGATAGAAAAGGTTTTATCATTTGGAAAAATTTAATTGAAGAAAGGCTAACTTAA
- a CDS encoding polysaccharide deacetylase family protein, producing MKLSLFKILLVSTFLALLSCEKKAEKPKPYQAGVLISFDDAYVDEWFDTDKVLKKYNWKATFCVCRIDSIGAPQIKKLFELQKEGHEIAGHGYHHYNAVKFVAAHGINEYMKQEIDPMMASMKRLSFNVTSFAYPYGERSDALDAALSAKYKVIRGRAFCEDVPEKEGCYFRNSKFLYGFDIDDSHVHFSIPYLLELLDDAKKKNKILILCSHKPVKKLTGNYQTRIETLEFLCKYMKLNNLKFYRLSDLDNLETIK from the coding sequence ATGAAATTATCTTTATTTAAAATTTTGCTAGTTTCTACATTTTTGGCATTACTTTCTTGTGAAAAGAAAGCGGAAAAACCAAAACCATATCAAGCGGGAGTACTTATTTCTTTTGATGATGCTTATGTAGATGAATGGTTTGATACCGATAAAGTTTTGAAAAAATACAATTGGAAAGCTACTTTTTGTGTTTGCAGAATTGATTCTATTGGTGCACCACAAATCAAAAAACTATTTGAATTGCAAAAGGAAGGTCACGAAATTGCAGGTCACGGATACCACCATTACAATGCCGTCAAATTTGTAGCAGCACATGGGATTAACGAGTATATGAAACAGGAAATAGACCCCATGATGGCTTCGATGAAAAGATTATCCTTTAATGTTACATCGTTTGCCTATCCTTACGGCGAACGATCTGACGCACTTGATGCAGCATTGTCAGCCAAATATAAAGTGATCCGAGGAAGAGCTTTTTGCGAAGATGTTCCTGAAAAAGAGGGTTGTTATTTTAGAAATTCTAAATTTCTTTATGGTTTTGATATTGACGATAGTCACGTTCATTTTAGCATTCCTTATCTTTTGGAATTATTGGATGATGCCAAGAAAAAGAATAAAATATTGATTCTATGCAGCCACAAACCCGTTAAAAAATTGACCGGCAATTATCAGACAAGAATTGAAACTTTAGAGTTTTTATGCAAATACATGAAACTGAATAACCTAAAATTTTATAGGTTATCGGACCTGGATAATTTAGAAACTATAAAATAG
- a CDS encoding serine hydrolase: MKHFFRLTCIAIAIVLTSCSSFGQTKDDYAAKIDSLIQKTNPRSFNGVVFIQQNGKRKYAKSYGYSDFNKKTTLKISDKFSTMSIAKQFTAVLILQEVEKGTIDLQTPIRNYLPDFKYSWADTVTVHQLLNNTSGLNSEDIDKPLKFAPGTAFSYSNIGYYVAGQVLEKQSHKSFEELVMALFKKCKMNDSYYPNKSNNKFLTKGHTVKKDGSYKLNEKLDFDIHNYFGSHLIVSAPDLAKWNECLHNSKLLKPDTYKMMTSYSITNTHQLFSEKPIGYGYGLRINDKDSIMEIGHTGFHPGEGFTAVNLYYPKTNTSVIVMENQANENFDIAYYFEQEIRKIVKESNLLK, encoded by the coding sequence ATGAAACATTTTTTCAGGTTAACCTGTATTGCCATCGCAATTGTACTAACTTCGTGCAGCTCTTTTGGACAGACGAAAGACGACTATGCCGCCAAAATTGACAGCTTGATTCAAAAAACAAATCCAAGAAGTTTTAATGGGGTTGTTTTTATACAGCAAAACGGAAAAAGAAAATATGCAAAATCATACGGCTATTCTGATTTCAATAAAAAAACGACTTTGAAAATTTCTGATAAATTTTCTACCATGTCAATTGCCAAGCAATTTACCGCTGTGCTGATCTTGCAGGAAGTAGAAAAAGGAACAATTGATTTGCAGACACCTATCCGCAACTATTTACCGGATTTTAAATATTCCTGGGCAGACACTGTTACAGTTCATCAGCTGCTTAACAATACTTCGGGTCTGAATAGTGAAGATATTGACAAACCTTTAAAATTTGCACCGGGAACCGCTTTTAGTTATTCAAATATTGGCTATTATGTAGCAGGGCAGGTTCTTGAAAAGCAAAGTCACAAAAGTTTCGAGGAATTAGTAATGGCCTTATTCAAAAAATGTAAAATGAATGACAGTTATTATCCTAACAAGAGCAATAATAAGTTTTTGACAAAAGGGCACACCGTAAAAAAAGACGGTTCTTATAAATTGAATGAAAAATTAGATTTTGACATTCATAATTATTTTGGAAGCCATTTAATAGTTTCAGCTCCTGATTTAGCAAAATGGAACGAATGTCTGCATAATAGCAAATTACTAAAACCCGATACTTATAAAATGATGACCAGCTATTCCATTACCAATACGCATCAGCTTTTTAGCGAAAAACCGATCGGCTATGGGTATGGATTGCGAATAAATGACAAAGACAGCATAATGGAAATTGGCCACACCGGTTTTCATCCAGGCGAAGGATTTACAGCAGTCAATTTATATTATCCCAAAACGAATACCAGCGTGATTGTCATGGAAAATCAAGCAAACGAAAATTTTGATATTGCTTACTATTTTGAGCAGGAAATTAGAAAAATTGTCAAAGAAAGTAACCTTTTGAAATAA
- a CDS encoding PAS domain-containing sensor histidine kinase — protein MHKSLKIHHFLFLRLIFILFGTGISIFLFQKGLVFSAIFGFLIIFLLLLELYFYLKNAFSVYDRTITSILQNDFTSSFAKYKSYQNYSALFKLYETLKKKENEQVSKDIVYRSILNNIETGIIILQKEETDWNIFLMNDYFSKHFDVPKVSRWKYLKNYLPKLCEIIEGQGFQEIKQSLEIRVNHQDTQTFVMQTSRSQIFNHDYFIVLLDSIQNVIEKKEKEAWINLMKVISHELLNSITPIRSLSQNLQDLVQQETISAEDLDDMKSSVATMLRRSDHLQQFVESYRKLAMLPSPKKEKIELSKWIENSFQIMAPLFKKEEIEVVNTIAFDRRLYLDPQQMEQVLINLLTNCIYTLKETLNKQIIISAEVKEKRTFIMISDTGKGIEKEIESKIFLPFFTTRKEGAGIGLTLSKNIVEAHGGYLAYRNDDGKTTFVICLVDS, from the coding sequence ATGCATAAATCACTGAAAATACATCATTTCCTTTTTCTCCGATTAATATTTATTCTTTTTGGCACGGGAATTTCCATATTTCTTTTTCAAAAAGGACTTGTTTTTTCGGCTATATTCGGATTTCTCATCATTTTTCTGCTCCTTCTTGAACTGTATTTTTATCTAAAAAATGCATTTTCAGTTTACGACAGAACAATTACTTCGATTTTGCAAAATGATTTTACATCCAGTTTTGCAAAGTATAAATCCTATCAGAACTATTCCGCTTTATTCAAATTGTATGAAACGCTTAAAAAGAAAGAAAATGAGCAGGTTTCAAAAGATATTGTGTACCGTTCTATTTTAAACAACATCGAAACAGGAATTATTATTCTGCAAAAGGAAGAAACCGATTGGAATATCTTTTTAATGAATGATTATTTTTCAAAACATTTTGATGTCCCAAAAGTTTCCAGATGGAAGTATTTAAAAAATTACCTGCCTAAGTTGTGTGAAATTATTGAAGGTCAGGGTTTTCAAGAAATTAAACAATCATTAGAGATTCGTGTTAATCACCAGGACACACAGACGTTTGTGATGCAAACCTCCAGAAGTCAGATTTTTAATCACGATTACTTTATTGTTTTACTGGATTCGATCCAAAATGTAATTGAGAAAAAAGAGAAAGAGGCTTGGATTAATCTAATGAAAGTTATTTCTCACGAACTGTTGAATTCAATTACTCCTATTCGGTCACTCTCGCAGAATCTGCAGGACTTGGTACAGCAGGAAACCATTTCTGCGGAAGATCTGGACGATATGAAAAGCAGTGTTGCCACGATGTTGAGACGAAGCGATCATCTGCAGCAGTTTGTAGAAAGTTACCGTAAACTGGCCATGTTGCCTTCTCCCAAAAAAGAAAAAATTGAACTTTCGAAATGGATTGAAAACAGTTTTCAAATTATGGCTCCATTGTTTAAAAAAGAGGAAATCGAAGTAGTGAACACGATTGCGTTCGACCGTAGGTTATATCTTGATCCGCAACAAATGGAGCAGGTATTGATTAATCTTTTGACAAACTGTATTTATACTTTGAAAGAAACGCTGAATAAACAGATTATTATTTCGGCTGAGGTCAAAGAAAAAAGAACTTTCATCATGATTAGCGACACAGGAAAAGGCATAGAAAAAGAAATTGAAAGCAAAATATTCCTTCCATTTTTTACCACCCGAAAAGAAGGAGCTGGAATTGGACTGACCTTGTCCAAAAACATTGTAGAAGCACACGGCGGCTATCTGGCATACAGGAATGATGACGGAAAAACCACTTTTGTGATTTGTCTGGTGGATAGTTAG
- a CDS encoding sigma-54 dependent transcriptional regulator, whose protein sequence is MKKTNASILIIDDQEDILFASKMLLKKHFESIFTLNNPKNVVELLAKNTIDVVLLDMNYRIGFEDGREGLYLLKEIKTLSPKTVIILMTAFGKVETAVEGLKAGAFDYILKPWENEKLLSVVKQAVDKSRKGQKKPDTIESVDEFFIGNSEVIKKAYTLADKVAKTDANILILGENGTGKYVLSYHIHRQSERKSSPFIHVDLGSLNSNIFESELFGYAQGAFTDAKTDTAGRFEMAQNGTIFLDEIGNVPLHLQSKLLQVIQTKTVTRLGESKPRSLNVRIITATNLNLKQEVSDKNFREDLYYRINTMEIVLPPLRERNEDKIPLAHYLLQKMMTKYGRDEITLDEKSLDQIEKHAWNGNIREMENRIERAVILCENNRITVSDLDLEQITTYEENQDDIQLSAVEKSAIEKILSKNNNNISKTAKELGLTRASLYRRLEKYNITIG, encoded by the coding sequence ATGAAAAAGACCAACGCCTCTATATTAATCATAGACGACCAAGAAGACATTCTTTTTGCTTCCAAAATGCTCCTAAAAAAGCATTTCGAAAGCATTTTTACGCTCAATAATCCGAAAAATGTGGTTGAATTATTGGCAAAAAACACCATCGATGTCGTTTTGTTGGACATGAATTACAGAATAGGTTTTGAAGATGGGAGGGAAGGTTTGTATTTGTTAAAAGAAATAAAAACGCTTTCGCCAAAGACCGTTATTATTTTGATGACCGCTTTTGGTAAAGTGGAGACCGCCGTTGAAGGTTTAAAAGCGGGTGCTTTTGACTATATTTTGAAACCTTGGGAAAATGAAAAATTACTTAGCGTTGTAAAACAGGCAGTTGATAAAAGCCGAAAAGGACAAAAGAAACCAGATACTATTGAGAGCGTGGACGAATTCTTCATTGGTAATTCGGAAGTAATAAAAAAGGCTTATACTCTGGCAGATAAAGTGGCCAAAACGGATGCCAATATTTTAATCCTTGGCGAAAACGGAACCGGTAAATATGTTTTGTCATACCATATCCATCGGCAATCAGAACGAAAAAGCAGTCCTTTTATTCACGTAGATTTGGGGTCATTAAATTCCAATATTTTTGAAAGTGAATTATTTGGTTATGCACAAGGCGCTTTTACCGATGCTAAAACGGATACCGCCGGACGCTTTGAAATGGCTCAAAACGGGACTATTTTTTTGGATGAAATAGGGAATGTTCCCCTGCATCTGCAATCGAAACTTTTGCAGGTTATTCAAACCAAAACAGTAACGCGATTGGGTGAGTCTAAGCCAAGGTCTTTGAATGTCCGTATTATTACAGCCACCAACCTGAATTTGAAACAGGAAGTTAGTGATAAAAACTTTAGGGAAGATCTATATTATCGCATCAATACCATGGAAATTGTGTTGCCGCCATTGCGGGAGCGAAACGAAGACAAAATTCCATTGGCACATTATCTTTTACAAAAAATGATGACTAAATACGGTCGAGACGAAATTACTCTTGACGAAAAGTCATTAGATCAAATTGAAAAGCATGCTTGGAACGGAAACATCCGAGAAATGGAAAACAGAATAGAGCGTGCCGTGATTCTTTGTGAAAACAATCGTATCACTGTTTCAGATTTAGATTTGGAACAAATAACGACTTACGAAGAAAATCAAGACGATATTCAGCTGTCTGCCGTTGAAAAATCAGCTATTGAAAAAATACTGAGCAAGAACAATAACAATATCAGTAAAACGGCTAAAGAATTAGGATTGACAAGAGCCTCTTTATACCGACGTTTAGAAAAGTATAACATTACCATTGGCTAA
- a CDS encoding efflux RND transporter periplasmic adaptor subunit: protein MDTIITRKTNKNKYLLIALPIILLFGYFVFTSATKKRSLTIKKDEITVKTVENNYFEDFMSFQAKAVPLHSMLVNIIEGGAVQEIFVANGDMVIKGQPLARLYNPNAELAYMQQETAIIEQINNLNKAKLDLRNQELNLEKDLIAIEHDYLDAKNLYDLNKKLFEQEILSKNEWEKTQENYRFQKERMNIIKQSVKKEKLANQVQIGQLNQSIGFMNKSLDILRMNKKNFLITAPISGRLSSFEPILGKTYAQNTSIGSIDDMKGYKLVADIDEFYLDKIAEKQKGTVDFDNKAVEVQITKVIPEVKNGRFQVELDFVSSEKLDLKQGLSFGVKLNLSEKTKTKVLSKGSFYEETNGKWIFVVNGNKAERRAIKLGRENPLYYEVLGGLRADEKVITSSYKDYKDIEILSLE, encoded by the coding sequence ATGGACACCATAATTACACGTAAAACTAACAAAAATAAGTATCTTTTAATCGCATTACCAATTATCTTACTCTTTGGATATTTCGTTTTTACTTCAGCAACCAAGAAAAGAAGTCTTACAATAAAGAAAGACGAAATCACGGTTAAAACAGTTGAGAATAATTATTTTGAAGATTTCATGTCTTTTCAGGCAAAAGCGGTTCCCTTACATTCGATGCTGGTTAATATAATTGAAGGCGGAGCGGTTCAGGAAATATTTGTTGCAAATGGTGATATGGTTATCAAAGGACAACCGCTGGCAAGATTGTACAATCCTAATGCAGAATTGGCCTATATGCAGCAAGAAACAGCAATCATTGAACAAATCAATAATTTAAACAAAGCCAAGCTCGATTTGAGAAACCAGGAATTGAATTTGGAAAAAGATTTGATTGCAATAGAGCACGATTATTTGGATGCCAAAAATTTATACGATTTGAACAAAAAACTTTTTGAACAGGAAATATTGTCTAAAAATGAATGGGAAAAGACTCAAGAGAATTATCGTTTTCAAAAAGAGCGTATGAACATTATTAAGCAAAGTGTCAAAAAAGAAAAACTAGCCAATCAAGTTCAGATTGGGCAACTCAATCAATCCATTGGTTTCATGAATAAAAGTTTGGACATATTAAGAATGAACAAAAAGAATTTTCTGATCACAGCGCCAATTTCCGGAAGGCTTTCTTCATTCGAACCAATATTGGGCAAAACCTATGCACAAAACACAAGTATTGGTTCTATTGATGACATGAAAGGGTATAAATTGGTCGCTGACATAGATGAGTTCTATTTGGACAAAATTGCTGAGAAACAAAAAGGAACGGTTGATTTTGACAATAAAGCTGTCGAAGTCCAAATAACCAAAGTAATCCCCGAAGTTAAAAACGGAAGGTTTCAAGTGGAATTAGATTTTGTTTCCTCTGAAAAACTAGATTTAAAACAAGGATTGAGTTTTGGGGTAAAATTAAATTTATCTGAAAAAACAAAAACCAAAGTGCTTTCAAAGGGAAGCTTTTATGAAGAAACAAACGGTAAATGGATTTTTGTTGTCAATGGAAACAAGGCCGAAAGAAGGGCTATCAAACTAGGGAGAGAAAACCCTCTGTATTATGAAGTGCTTGGCGGCTTGAGGGCAGATGAAAAAGTAATTACCTCATCCTATAAAGATTATAAGGACATAGAAATTTTGAGTTTAGAATAG
- a CDS encoding ABC transporter ATP-binding protein, whose amino-acid sequence MITIKNLSRIFRTEEVETMALSEISLTIKQGDFVSIMGPSGSGKSTLLNIVGLLDSASGGSYQLLNQEMIGLKEKEKSRARKENIGFIFQNFNLIDELSVYDNIELPLIYNKVSSGDRKKKVEAIANKLGISHRLKHYPQQLSGGQQQRVAVARALINDPKIILADEPTGNLDSKNGNEVMELLTDLHANGATILMVTHSDYDASFSQKTILMKDGAVISEKVNQRNVDVFKV is encoded by the coding sequence ATGATCACAATTAAAAACCTTTCAAGAATATTCAGAACCGAAGAAGTGGAAACAATGGCACTAAGCGAAATTTCATTAACCATCAAACAAGGAGATTTTGTTTCCATTATGGGGCCTTCGGGAAGCGGGAAATCAACTTTATTGAATATTGTTGGATTGCTGGACAGCGCCTCCGGTGGAAGTTACCAATTGCTTAATCAGGAAATGATTGGGCTGAAAGAAAAAGAAAAATCGAGAGCAAGAAAAGAAAACATTGGCTTCATTTTTCAGAATTTCAATTTAATTGATGAACTATCAGTATATGACAATATCGAATTGCCTCTGATTTACAACAAAGTTTCTTCGGGGGACAGAAAGAAAAAAGTCGAAGCAATTGCTAACAAATTAGGCATTTCGCATCGATTAAAACATTATCCGCAACAGCTTTCCGGTGGACAGCAACAACGTGTAGCGGTCGCAAGAGCCTTGATCAACGACCCGAAAATTATTCTTGCCGATGAACCTACAGGAAATCTGGACAGTAAAAACGGAAACGAAGTAATGGAATTGTTGACTGATTTACATGCCAACGGCGCAACAATATTAATGGTTACGCACTCTGATTATGATGCTTCTTTTTCGCAGAAAACGATTCTTATGAAAGATGGTGCGGTTATTTCTGAAAAAGTAAATCAAAGAAATGTTGATGTTTTTAAAGTGTAG